The Fusarium falciforme chromosome 4, complete sequence genomic interval TTGGGAATAGATACAACAAGTATATATCGCTGGTGTATGTCGAGCTTAGAACCAATCTCTCATCATCAAACAACTCACAACAGCTACAACAACAACTTGCAACCCATCGAGAACAAAGTAATCCCTCTACCCTAGCAACGTCAATCCAACACACTTCTCGATCTTGGACAACATGGCACCAACAACCTTCATCACAAGCCTCCTGGCCCtcacaacagcaacaaccatCCTCGCCTCCCCCGTCCCCCACCCAACATCCAACTTCGAATACGTCGGCTGCGTCGCAGGGTCCCCCTCCAGCTTTCCCAAGCACATGCCCTTCGAACCCCCCTTTTCAGCCGAAGCCTGTCTTGAAGCTTGCATCGGACAAGCGCACCTCGTCGCCATTGGGGGTGGTTGCTACTGCGATGATCCTGAGGATGCGACGCCCGTGAGCTTTGAGCTTGTGGATGAAGCGAGGTGCTCGACTGTTTGTGTTCCTGGGGATGACGCCAGTGGAAAGTGTGGAGGCGATGGTGTGTTTAGCTTGTGGCAGCTTCCGGGAACTGAAAAGGCGGATTGCAAGAAGGCTGAGGTCAAGGTCGTTGTCGAGTGTCCTCCTGAAGTCGTTGACTGTCCTGGAAGAGCCGCTGCTGCACCTGTTGCTGCACCTGAGGAGACTATCCCGCCTGTTATTCCCACTGCTGCTTGTCCCCCTGAGGGATGCGGTGAACCTATCCCTCCCACTCCTGTGGCTCAGGCACAGCAGGCTGCTGCCAATCCTTGTCCTCCTGGAGGATGCGGTGAGCCTGTGCTACCACCTACTCCTGCTGTCCAGAAGCAAGCCGCTGCTAACGCTTGCCCTCCTGAGGGGTGCCCTCCCGCGACTCCCGTCCCAGCTCCCATCCCGGCTCCTGTCCCGGCTCCTGCTGCGACACCTGCTCCTGCGAGCAACTCGACTCCCAATGGCTGCCCCCCTGAAGGATGTGTGCCGCCTCCTGCTTCGGAAAACCCTGCTGCTGTCTTGCCTGGCTGTGAGGGCGACAACTGCGAAGGTAGCAATGCCAGTCCTGCGGAGAGCCAGGACGAAGCTTCTGGAAGCTCTGCTGGAAGTACTGGTGAAGATACAGGAGCAGCTGATGAGCAGAGCGATGCCTCCGCCGGACAAAACGATGCCACGGGCGAACAAAGCGTTCCATCAGGTGAAGACAGCGGTGCATCCGGCGAAGCCCCCGCTCTTGTGAGCGAGAGTCCCAGACTGTACAGCTCTGGTGTCCTCTCATCCATCGTGGccatcatctttggcttGTACCTGATGTGAGGCAATAGAATGAATGACATGACTGGATTCGCTCAAACACTGGATGTTTGGATCTGCGAAAAATGATTTATGATTGGGTTTCATGATTATGATTGAGGAGTTTGGGATTTTGCTTTGATAGACTAGAGTACGAATACAATGCCAACATTGAGCATGCACTGCTTCTCAGAAGTCAAGACCGTGACATGATCCAGCATATGTATCATATCGTCAGATTACTTGGTGCTCCTCATATTTAACGAACAATAGAGTGGATGAGAACCTGGGATATGAATAGGGTATCGTCTTGGCAATTTGATCCTTTCTCCTTTCAAGGTGATAAACTAACCGGCTACTTTGGCGCATTTGTCAAAGGCACATATCGAACACCAAACAACTTCCTCTTTGTAATCTCTCCGTTCTCATCCTTTTCGATCCGCCAGACGTGCTGGCTatatcccatcccatcgtcGTCCACGGGAATAAACATGCTGCACGTTATTAGTATCGACTTGGCAGGGTATCTTGGGAAACTTACCATCCGGGCGCCTTTAACTGCTCCAGAAGCTCTGGATGTATCTCAGCCGCCGAGGCCCCGACGTGAATAACATCCCACCCCTTTCCTTCATCTTGTTCACCTTCTCTTGGCTCCTCAACCCATCCCTTCCTCCCATCGCCCAACCTAAACTTGACCTTGCCACTCTCAAGAAATTTTCTCCCCTCTGGACTCTTTGCCATGTTATGCTCCCCTAGCTCTTTCAATTCCTTAATATGCTCCAGCCCCACGACGAGACCCTTGTCGCCAACTAGTTCAGCCATTACATGTGTCAAGTATCCCGAGCCGGAGCCGATATCGAGGACGCGTGGTGagggagaggttgaggagggggTTAGGTAGGCGAGGCAATGTTCGATGGCTGAGGCGTGCATGTGAGGAGCGGATATGGTAGCGGAGTGGCCGATGGGCTGGGGAGAATCTTCGTATGGCATTGAGGGAGCATAGTGTGCACGATCAACCTGAAACAGTGAGTCAAATTGGCGGTAATATGCAATCTTCAGATTAGTACCTTGAGAAAAGCTTCCTTGACACGAGCATCAGTAATGAGCCCGCTCCTCCACATATTGTCGATGAGCCCCTCGTTGGTGGAGCCGGTACATCTCCAAGCCATGTTGATGCTGAAGCGGTGTATCGAGTGGCTATGTCGTAGGAGAAAAGCCGGAGGGCAAAAGGCCGACAAGATGGATGCTATCCGGAGTAGCCTCTTGGGTGAAGCCACGATGACGAGGGGTGTTGCGGAAGTCGGCTTTGGAAATGTGGGAGAAGATAGCTTGCGCAAGAGGAAGAGTATGCGGTGGAAGAGGCGAGGAGGTTGGCTACTTGTTCGTTTGAAGAGTTTGGAAGTAAAGTACTGGAACTAGGTGTTGCAGAAGAAAGACAAGATCAGTGATGGAGCGATGATAATGACTTGACGCTGATGGTGGGAGCTTGTGCGGGGCCGAATCCGGGGATCAGCGGGAGATGTTCGTGGCGGACGGGTAACCCCACAACCATATTGATAGTCTATCAATCGCTAACAGGACGCGACATGGGGGTACAGTACATTAGTTAGATGTTGGTTTGATGCTACGTTGATGCAGAGATTGGCATCTTACGCCCGTAAGGGGCACTTTGAGGTGTACATCAGGTCTTCATAATCACAGCTTATCATGACATCCTGCTTGAACGTATGTTTTGATAGACGTGACTAAGAAACTGCGTGTGACGCGCCAAACAATGAGCTTGTAGTAGGACCCAGATTCCATCCCTCCATCCAGAAAACGCCACAAGGGAAAGCAAGGCTCATCTGACGCGCTTGCATGATGATGGTATTGTTAtacagaaaaaaaaaagagagctCGCCAGGATATCATTTAACACCAATTACACCACACGCTCGTTGGGTTCCGTCTCGGCAATGATGGGAACGCCCAGGCCGCGGTCGGGGCTTTGAAGGACCAGTTGCTCGTGTCGGCGGGCTCGTAGAAACTCGGCGACGctcttgatgaggaggaaccaGCCCACGACCATAAGAACATAGCCCAACCATTCGCCTCCGCTGATGCTGCCCATGTCGTCATCCGTAACGTCGCTTTGCTTGAAGTCGTGAGAGTTGGGGTTGGGAGGTGCAGCGTAGCCGTCGGGTCCGCTCATCGCTGGGGGTTCGTCGTCCGAGACACCCTTCATGTAGAAACCGTATTGGATGAGGGTGATACCGAGGCCAGCGCGGGAACCGTTCTTGGCAGCGTGGGTCGAGTGGAGGAGGTAGGTGAGAAGGAAGCCGACGAGCGTAAAGGCTACTGAGATCATGCCGTTCCacatgaaggagaagaaagatcCAACAGGCATGCCGTCGATGTAGACCTCATCGGGACCGCCCATGCCCGGGGCGAGAATAGTGGTTTCCCAATATGGGGGAGCGGCGTCGGCAGCGGCTTGTTCGTACGACTACAGCAGGTTAGCGTTGGGACACCTTATCAAAGTCTATCCGGGTGTCACATACCGGTGGTTGCTCGTCCTTCTCGGGGTCGCTGCTGCCTCTCTCAGGGCGCGCAGACAGGTTGGCAAAAACACCATCAGATCCGTGTCCTCCTCCCACGatcctcgtcggccttgacCCAGATGGCGTAGGTACCGGGGCAGCCGGTTGAACTGGGGGTTGTAACGTGCTGATATTCTCGGTCGATGAAGCCGCAGAGGTTGTGTTGTGTCGCATCAGCCGCCTCCGGTCGTCCACCTCATCGTCGctatcgtcatcatcgtcaaaggCATCGGCGAGGGCGGGATCGACCTGGCGGTTTCTTGTGGGAGAGGAGGCTCGGGAGTGGAAGGAGGGCGGTGGGGAGTTGGGGATGGGACCAAGGCGGTTTCGGGCGTCGACGGGACTGTcgacgtcgtcttcgtcgtgaGCGTTGACCTGTATCCTGTTAGAACTTCTACACTGTCCAAAACACCTAAATATCGTGGGTCGCGATGCTTACTCGTTCGTATCGTCCAGACATGATGGCTATCGGGTGTCGGCTGCCTCCCGGGTCCGCTCGCCACTAACAAAGAGGTTACGCACGCGACTTCAAGAACTCGCTACAGGAGCGACGTTGAAGTATCTAGAGAGGAAGGAAAATAATAACAAAAGGAGAGATTTGCAATCTGTGGGCGCAAGAGGCGACAAAACAAAAAGGGGGAAAGCTTTTTTCAAGGGAACGACGTGGAAAGGTTTggttgcgttgcgttgcAGTTGCGTCCAGCGGTTACGAAGGCGAGGAGAAAGCCAGGCCAGAGTTTCGGGGGGCGGACTTGATCAATAATGCCGCCGGGTCTGTTGTGTCGTACTCGGATGGCCACGGCGGTATCGGCACAGTGCGGGCGTGTCCGAGAAGACTCTGGAAAGCCGGATCCGGGAGAAATGATAGGGGCACATGTGCAGGTGGGTAGTGCCGAGACACGCTAAAGTGCAGCCTGCGCACTGTGCTCCTGTCTCACTAATCGCACTGGATGACGACTCCCGCTTTATCTTTCTCTGACCCTTGCGCCTTTTCAGCTTGGGGTTGAAACGTACACTCGGCCCCTTTGGCTGAACTCAATAACATGGAAAAGGGGCCGTAAACACAcaaaggagagaagagaacaaGTCAGACACCCCAAATCAATTACAAGGCCACGGGCGGGAAAAAGTCACCTAAAAGAGTGCCTGGATGTGGTTCGCGAGGTGGGCTGTGTTCCGAGGGACTCCACCTCCGCAGACCATGCCCCATCCATCACAGGCTTCTGTCgagagatggtgatgaggcaATCAATTGCAAGGGTCTCGTGGCGGCCTGAGGCAGGGGCCACATGACCCAATCAGATGGGTCTTTGATGACAGTCTTGATTAGAGTTTACACTGTGATGAACACACTGTCCTTGGGAATTTCTTCATGGTTGACGTCGTGGAATTTGAAGGTTGCGCAGTACGATACTGGAACCACCCTTGTCCTCAATTCACAATGTCGCGCTTATTATCTGTAAGTCGAGACATGTTAGAATGCAGCCGCGACCGAGTTCTAACTAATGGTTTCTCTTTTAGCGCAAAATCTACTCCGACGTCTTTGCCCGCTGGCCCAAGCAGGCCCTCCGACCGGATCACCAACTCCAAGATGTCCTCGGCAAGGCCGTAACCGAGCGATACCAAAACTACAAGCCCTCTATGGAGCGGGAGGAACTACTAAAGGCTCGGGCTTTACAATTCCTCCTCCAAGACCGATACAACGACCGAGTACGCACAAACTTCAACGCTCAACATGGATGGGATGCTAACGAATGGGATAGTTTAAGCTCAAGGGACGATTGCTAGAGCCAAAGAGTCAGCCCACGTACTTTGAGGATCTGGTCAGGGAGATCGACGAGGCACCGAATCGATCGTGGATAGAGAGGTTGGGCAAGAGGTTGTCTGGTATGATTCGGTTCCAGTAGACGAGAGACGACATGCGAGGACGGTTATACAAAAGGAGATATGGTTTGCCGGCGCGCAAAGGGTACTGATGATATGATATGGTTGCATTTGGCTGTACATTAGCTGTATTAAAAGCGATTCCCTCAAGTTCCTGTCTGCCAGCATGTGCACTCTGTCACATGATACACAGTGTCTTTTTGACTCAACTAGGCGTTTGCCTATAACTAACTATTATTGCCTGATGTGTATAGCATTGGACTTGGTGCTAGAAATTGCTATTCGACACGGCTTCAGATCGTGGTGGCTCTCAGCAGAGTATCACGAGGAGAAATTAATCAAGTCACAATATCAGGATCTTAGATGTATCGATTCTAAACCCAACCACTCTCTTTATAATTGCTTAATTAATATCGTAACTGTTGCCTCCAACCCCAATTAATACGAGGTCAGTATAACCGCTCGTTGTGCGAGCCACTCGTGTCCTGAGCATCAGAAACATTTCCCGATTCCGACCAGCAGTAATTTCCTGGTTCTCGGGCCTATAACCATCATGTGTGAGCCACATGGACGCACGCGTGAAGTAGCCATTGCCGCTGATGATCTGCAAGAGTCATGGAATGGATGGCTTAAAGCTTGGTTCGTATTGCTGGGGTTACCTCTGCGTTTATGGCCATAGTCTATAGATGGTTCGCCTGGTGAATATCCAAATGATTGCGGCTCTGGAAATGATTGACATTTACAGGCCCTTGTTTGTAGACTGGCTATTCTCATGAGTCATCAGTTGACTTTACTCGTTGGCCAGTATCCAGTACCATACGCATCAAGTTGTACTTCTGTACACAAGACCGCCATGCCGATGCAATTACCTCAGGTAGGTCTCACATAACTCTAGTTTGAGCCAATATTTAGATTTGATTCACTCCCTGGCTGGGAATACACATGCTTTATGTCGGTTGATCAAGCTTTGTTGTATTTCTGAAGCAtcgcctcaacaccaaccctCCGTCTATAAAGATTATCctctttaaatatatcttcCCTCTGGATCCACCTTTTCCATGAGCGAAATGCTCTGCTCATACAACGTAAACACAATACCACCGCTCATGACCAACCTTGCAAGTCGCGGCAACGCACCGCTCCAGAACGTCAAGACACCCTCCTGCTTGAAGATGATGCTCGCGCACTTGAACGAATTGCCATACATATTGCGCGCTTCAATACTCTGCATGCGcgtcttgatggtgtcgagaGGCTGCGTCACGTACACGGTGATGAGACCAGCGAGACCGCCCGTCGCAAAGGTTCCCACGGCGCCGAGCTTCTCTCCAGGTGCTGTGTAGGATTCGGCGAGCTGCTTGAGGAAGGTGTAGGAGCCGAAGCGCGTGGCGCTGTTGGCGGCTTGACGGGCTGTCGTGGGGACGAAGCCTTGGAAGAAGCCGCGGAAGCCTCGCTCGCGGGCGATGATGGGGATGGCGTCGAGGAAGCCGCGCATTCGGGGCTTGGGGAGCTTGCGGTCGTCGATTCTGGGAGGATGAGTATACTGTAAAAGAGAGGGGTTTGGTGGACTTACAGTGTCGTCTTGATGCTCTCTGTGGGAGTCACAGCCAGCAACGACTCTGTCACACCAGCGCCGAAACCCGCAAGGACAGTTCGAGGTCCTGATAGCTTGCCATTCTCATCGGTCAGGAGTGCCTTGTACTGATCAAACGCAACGAATCCTGCCCCTGGTTAACCTCACGCGACACCCTGAGACAGCTTCACACATACGGATTCCAGCCTTGGCCGAGTTTCCAATAATCAGGGTGGTGCATCCGGCATACCACTGCTTGCCAAACggaggccatggcagctTCTGGCCGGCTGCTAACCGTCGGTTGAGCTGTGACCGGGTCTTGGCAACTAGACGCTCCTAATCAGTTCTCCCCTATGCATTTTCTGGCTTGTTTCGACCTTGGTGTCTTCCTCTCTCGAAGTCGACCGGTTCGGTGGGGGGAAAGAGTGGTTTCGGCTACGTGGACGTACATTCGGCGGGATAGGTGATGGCTATGATTCAAAAACATGGTACGTTAGTTTCGAGCTCGAAGGGGAAATTGTGTCTTGTGCGTACCGATCTCGATAGCTCCAGCAGTCGATCCGGCAATGACGGACCGGAGAGCgctgggcttcttcttcttctcaactTCCTGCGATGTCGACGCCATGGTATTTTGACTCTGTCGGTAATCGCAAgggtttggtgttgatgggtaactttttttattggGGAAAACGTGGGGGAAGAGGTTCGAAGTGGATGTGTGATTTCGTCACTTTACAGCCGATGTCGCTGGGAGCTGGTTCACCACTGAGGGAGATAGAGTCAGCCGCTAATTTACAGGGTGGTTCGGTTGTCATGCAGGGGCGCTTCAAGGCGGTTGTGGGTAACCTCGGGTTTGCGGCTCACCTCTCAACTCACCTCGGGCAGCCAAGAGTTCACCGTGTCCTGTATAGCACGATACGAGAGTTGGCGTTATGATGCGAGAAAAGGGTTGCTTTTATGGTGTTTATAAACTTGGAATCACTCAGGTAGGAGCACTGTTTGCACCCTCAAATGCCGACATGGCGATGCCCGTTTCCAAGACTCCATGTCTTGTCTAGTGACTTCTCCAGAGTTCCTAAACGACATCCATCTTTGAAGTCTGAAGCTGTGAAGGCCTGCTTCTGTGCCTCGCAACGAATTTCTACGTCAAGGTTAGTCAATGTGCATGGGTGTATCAGCCAGTCAGGTCATGTTTATTGGTGTATTCGTGCTTTCTAGACCAGTTCAAAGTACAAAACAAATCCTTCGTCAATTACAGAAGCTGCCTGGCGGCAAGCCTCTCATAGTGCTTCATGACATTGCATGGAAGTGGGCTGCATTCGTCACCTAGACTCTTCTTCGCATGCTCAATGTAAGCGTCCTTGAAGATCTTATACAGGGTTGGACTATTCAGGGGGCTCGGAATGAACTTTCGAACCTCGGGCTCGAGCATGTTGTCGGCCATGTTCAGACCTTCCGTTCCCACTCTGTTGTCTTCTTTCCAGCAGTCGTATTGAAAGACCAAAAGCAAACTTGACGCCCATGCCAGAGAGCTCACAGTCGACATGGATGACAGCGAAAGCCTCGCCAATTGCTCTCGAAAGATCAACAACGTTGATGCCGATTCTGTGCATGTCTGCCAGAGAAAGCTGGAAGTTGTGAAGACTAAAGTCACCGGGCTCCCTAGGGCGGGCGTCGAGCCCGAGACAGGGCTAAACCAAGCAGTACTTGTTTTTGGGTTGATTGAGGATCTCTTCCACCACGTATAGGTCCATAGTCGAGCCCGCGCCTTTGGGATGAAATTCTTGGATCAAGGCGTGCCCTACCGCTTTTCGCAGGGGGTAGATGATGTCCATTTCAATAACCGGGGTTGCAAACCTGTAGGGTCGATTGGTCAGACTTTCATAGTGTCTGTCCCAGAATGCCTCCTAGTCCTTCATAGATTTGGCATTCCCTGGCACCTTGACCGAGATTCCCGAACTTGACTGCAGTTTGCTGAATACCTGAAAAGCGTTCATTGTCATATCGGCTTCCTCTTCTATGATTCGGACGAGTTCGTAGTTCGAGAAATTGAAACCAGAAtgctgcttcttgatgaCAAAGGACTGCCCGGGTTCGTGTAGAACGTATGAGAGACTCCCACAGCCAAGTTAAATGAGCTCATCGGACTCATCGTCGTGGTCGGGGGAGTTATCGCGGGTGTTGACGAAGATGTTGGTGCCTGGCTTCAGGGCTTTGAGGAGAACAGATAATGGGGGTAGGTTGTCCAGTGCACTCTCTGAGCACTCTGTCTCGGGCTGGGACGTGCCAGATATCATGTCCGCGGTGCGTTTGATGCCTATGACTGACATCTGGACGATTGGTGAGGAGGATTGGCCAGTGATCTATTGTATTGGTGGGCGGGAAGAAGGGCATATATGCTTCTTTCAGGCCTCGAGCATTGTTGCCTCGGGAAACAGTCGACAAACAGCCATGGGACGGTTTCATAGCCAGTCTGAACGGCGTGCTGCAGGTGAGTGCAGTAGCCCGCCTTTCTTGGAGCAAGCAAAGCGGCTGGAGAGGTGATGGTGCGCATACCCGTGAAACAGGGGTTAACATAACACTTGTAGTGGACGAACGCTGCCAACAGGACCGGGGAAATCTTTCGACTCTGAGAATGGTTGTTGCAGAGCAAACGCGGCCCGGGAGTAACTAGACGAGAAGATGCATGGGCGACTGCCATGTGGCGCTCTCATAGTGATAAGAGGGGGCTGCCATGGTGCAAACGGGAGGCTATGGTGGAGATGCGCCGTCGACAAACGGATATATAGAACGTATAGATACGAAATGAAATGTCATTGATGTAGGGGACGAGTCACATCACTTTGGTCTGTGTTTAACTCCGACAAACGCGACGGGAGCTTGTTGCCTGGAACAAAACTTGACGGGGACATGCATATGCCTTGGAAGGTCGCCGTTAAGTGTCCCGATGAGCATCCTAGTCCGGGAACCCTTTTTTGTATCTCATTTAACCGCTTAGGTcaatcatcttcatcacatTGCAAACAATGTCTGGCACTCGCGGGTTACACCGACGGAACCTTGAGCGTGCTGCCGCAGCCCTCATCCATGTTGTCTAACATCTACTCTACCTAGCACGTATATCCCAATGACCTTCGCTATGCTTCAATTTGAGATGCGCAATGAATCTCAATCTATTTCCCATACCAAATACATCCCAACA includes:
- a CDS encoding WSC domain-containing protein — encoded protein: MAPTTFITSLLALTTATTILASPVPHPTSNFEYVGCVAGSPSSFPKHMPFEPPFSAEACLEACIGQAHLVAIGGGCYCDDPEDATPVSFELVDEARCSTVCVPGDDASGKCGGDGVFSLWQLPGTEKADCKKAEVKVVVECPPEVVDCPGRAAAAPVAAPEETIPPVIPTAACPPEGCGEPIPPTPVAQAQQAAANPCPPGGCGEPVLPPTPAVQKQAAANACPPEGCPPATPVPAPIPAPVPAPAATPAPASNSTPNGCPPEGCVPPPASENPAAVLPGCEGDNCEGSNASPAESQDEASGSSAGSTGEDTGAADEQSDASAGQNDATGEQSVPSGEDSGASGEAPALVSESPRLYSSGVLSSIVAIIFGLYLM